One genomic region from Tripterygium wilfordii isolate XIE 37 chromosome 20, ASM1340144v1, whole genome shotgun sequence encodes:
- the LOC119986389 gene encoding transcriptional regulator SUPERMAN-like, with product MAAQLGFLSMTQQSQHHQNPSLTTPNLWMWNPKQLQDDDDSWEVRAFAEDTASINGTTWPPRSYTCTFCRREFQSAQALGGHMNVHRRDRAKLHQRSNSFNHLSNSSPSPNSSSLLIPSHQEFASNGGGLCLLYQLPNPNGVVFAQTAMNNACTTSTMSSSPSTLLSMSPHPPNNQISPSMNDLTSVSPPEKMNFSARSYHRSSKVETSISISKKNWEKTEELDLELRLGHR from the coding sequence ATGGCAGCTCAACTTGGGTTTCTCTCAATGACCCAACAATCTCAACACCATCAAAACCCTAGCTTGACTACTCCCAATTTGTGGATGTGGAACCCTAAGCAACTCCAAGACGACGACGACTCGTGGGAGGTGAGAGCCTTCGCGGAGGACACCGCCAGCATCAACGGCACAACTTGGCCACCGAGGTCTTATACTTGCACCTTTTGTAGGAGAGAATTTCAGTCGGCGCAAGCCCTAGGTGGTCATATGAATGTGCACCGCCGCGACCGAGCTAAACTCCATCAACGCTCCAATTCCTTCAATCATCTCTCCAATTCATCACCATCTCCTAACTCATCCTCTCTCTTAATCCCAAGTCATCAAGAATTTGCCTCAAATGGTGGTGGGTTGTGTCTTCTATACCAATTACCTAACCCTAATGGGGTGGTTTTTGCTCAAACGGCCATGAATAATGCATGTACTACGAGTACTATGAGCTCTTCTCCTTCTACTCTTCTCTCCATGTCTCCACATCCACCTAACAATCAGATTTCACCATCTATGAATGATCTTACCTCGGTTTCGCCGCCAGAGAAGATGAATTTTAGTGCTCGTAGTTATCATCGATCTAGCAAAGTTGAAACTTCAATTTCTATTAGCAAGAAGAATTGGGAGAAGACTGAAGAGCTTGATCTAGAGCTCCGGCTTGGACATAGATGA